One genomic window of Citrobacter sp. Marseille-Q6884 includes the following:
- the tamA gene encoding autotransporter assembly complex protein TamA, with translation MPHIRQLCWVGLLCLSGSAVAANVRLQVEGLSGPLEKNVRAQLSTIQSDEVTPDRRFRARVDDAIREGLKALGYFEPTIDFELRPPPAKGRQVLIAKVTPGEPVLIGGTDVILRGGARTDRDYLDLLKTRPAIGTVLNQGDYDNFKKSLTSVALRKGYFDSEFNKSQLGIALDRRQAFWDIDYNSGERYRFGHVTFEGSQIRDEYLQNLVPFKEGKEYESKDLAELNRRLSATGWFNSVVVAPEFDKARETKVLPLKGVVSPRTENTIETGVGYSTDVGPRLKTTWKKPWMNSYGHSLATSVSVSAPEQVLDFSYKMPLLKNPLEQYYLVQGGFKRTDLNDTEQDSTTLAVSRYWDLSSGWQRAINLRWSLDHFTQGEVTHTTQLFYPGVMISRTRSRGGLMPVWGDSQRYSIDYSNTAWGSDVDFSVFQAQNVWIRTLYDRHRFVMRGNLGWIETGDFDKVPPDLRFFAGGDRSIRGYKYKSISPEDSNGDLKGASKLATGSLEYQYNVTGKWWGAMFVDSGEAVSDIRKSDFKTGAGVGVRWQSPVGPIKLDFAVPVGDKDEHGLQFYIGLGPEL, from the coding sequence GTGCCACATATCCGTCAGTTATGTTGGGTGGGTTTACTGTGCTTAAGTGGTTCCGCCGTCGCCGCGAATGTTCGCTTGCAGGTCGAAGGATTATCGGGACCGCTGGAGAAAAACGTCCGTGCGCAGCTGTCCACGATTCAGAGTGATGAAGTCACCCCTGACCGGCGTTTTCGCGCTCGCGTCGATGATGCCATCCGCGAAGGATTAAAAGCGCTGGGCTATTTTGAGCCGACCATTGATTTTGAATTGCGTCCGCCGCCGGCGAAAGGACGCCAGGTGCTGATCGCCAAAGTGACGCCCGGCGAACCGGTACTGATTGGTGGAACCGACGTGATTTTACGCGGCGGAGCGCGTACTGACAGAGATTATCTCGACCTGCTGAAAACGCGCCCGGCCATCGGCACCGTGCTGAATCAAGGCGATTACGACAACTTCAAAAAGTCGCTAACCAGCGTGGCGCTGCGTAAAGGCTATTTCGACAGTGAGTTTAATAAAAGCCAGCTCGGCATTGCACTCGATCGCCGCCAGGCGTTCTGGGATATCGATTACAACAGCGGAGAGCGCTATCGCTTTGGGCATGTCACCTTTGAAGGCTCGCAGATACGCGATGAGTATTTGCAGAATCTGGTGCCATTCAAAGAGGGTAAAGAGTACGAGTCGAAAGACCTGGCCGAACTGAACCGTCGTCTTTCTGCGACCGGATGGTTTAATTCCGTGGTAGTGGCGCCGGAATTCGATAAAGCCCGCGAAACCAAAGTGCTGCCGTTAAAAGGCGTGGTATCGCCACGCACTGAAAATACCATTGAAACCGGGGTCGGCTATTCTACTGACGTCGGGCCGCGCCTGAAGACCACCTGGAAAAAGCCGTGGATGAACTCCTACGGGCACAGCCTGGCAACCAGCGTCAGCGTTTCCGCGCCAGAGCAGGTTCTTGATTTCAGTTATAAAATGCCGTTGTTAAAGAACCCGCTGGAGCAGTACTACCTGGTGCAGGGGGGCTTTAAGCGTACGGATTTAAACGATACCGAGCAGGACTCCACCACGCTTGCGGTCTCCCGCTACTGGGATCTCTCCAGCGGTTGGCAGCGTGCCATTAACCTGCGCTGGAGTCTCGATCACTTTACCCAGGGTGAAGTCACCCACACCACTCAACTGTTCTATCCTGGCGTTATGATCAGCCGGACGCGCTCGCGTGGCGGTCTGATGCCGGTCTGGGGCGATTCCCAGCGTTATTCCATCGATTACTCCAATACGGCCTGGGGTTCCGATGTCGATTTCTCCGTCTTCCAGGCGCAGAACGTCTGGATCCGCACATTGTACGATCGTCATCGCTTTGTGATGCGCGGTAACCTCGGCTGGATCGAAACCGGGGACTTCGACAAAGTGCCGCCGGATCTGCGTTTCTTTGCCGGGGGCGACCGCAGTATTCGCGGCTACAAATACAAATCCATTTCACCTGAAGACAGCAACGGCGACCTGAAAGGGGCCTCAAAGCTGGCGACCGGTTCGCTGGAATATCAGTACAACGTGACCGGGAAATGGTGGGGAGCGATGTTTGTCGACAGTGGCGAAGCGGTGAGTGATATCCGCAAGAGCGATTTCAAAACCGGTGCCGGGGTTGGCGTGCGTTGGCAGTCGCCGGTGGGGCCGATCAAGCTTGATTTTGCCGTACCTGTCGGCGACAAAGATGAACACGGTTTACAGTTTTACATCGGTCTGGGGCCTGAATTATGA
- a CDS encoding hemolysin family protein — MLNSILIILCLIAVSAFFSISEISLAASRKIKLKLLADEGNVNALRVMKMQENPGMFFTVVQIGLNAVAILGGIVGDAAFSPAFYSLFSKYFSPELSEQLSFILSFSLVTGLFILFADLTPKRIGMIAPEAVALRIINPMRFCLFVFRPLVWFFNGLANNIFRLFKIPMVRKDDITSDDIYAVVEAGALAGVLRKQEHELIENVFELESRTVPSSMTSRENVIWFDLHEDEQSLKNKVAEHPHSKFLVCNEDIDHIIGYVDSKDLLNRVLANQSMALNSGVQIRNTLIVPDTLTLSEALESFKTAGEDFAVIMNEYALVVGIITLNDVMTTLMGDLVGQGLEEQIVARDENSWLIDGGTPIDDVMRVLDIDEFPQSGNYETIGGFMMFMLRKIPKRTDSVKFSGYKFEVVDIDNYKIDQLLVTRLDSKPGVLVPKLPDAKEEVKA, encoded by the coding sequence ATGTTAAACAGTATTTTAATCATTCTCTGCCTGATCGCCGTGAGTGCGTTTTTCTCGATATCCGAGATCTCGCTTGCTGCCTCACGCAAAATTAAACTTAAGCTGCTTGCCGATGAAGGTAACGTTAACGCACTACGCGTGATGAAGATGCAGGAAAACCCCGGCATGTTCTTTACCGTTGTGCAAATTGGCCTTAACGCTGTCGCTATTCTCGGCGGTATCGTCGGTGACGCGGCATTTTCTCCGGCTTTTTATAGCTTATTCTCGAAATACTTCTCCCCAGAGCTATCTGAACAGCTAAGCTTTATTCTCTCGTTCTCACTGGTAACTGGCCTGTTCATCCTGTTCGCGGATTTAACTCCGAAACGCATCGGTATGATTGCGCCAGAAGCTGTGGCTTTGCGTATCATCAACCCGATGCGCTTCTGCCTGTTCGTGTTCCGCCCTCTGGTGTGGTTCTTTAACGGCCTGGCAAACAACATTTTCCGCCTGTTCAAGATCCCGATGGTGCGTAAAGATGACATCACTTCAGACGATATCTACGCCGTAGTAGAAGCTGGCGCACTGGCAGGTGTCTTGCGTAAGCAGGAACATGAGCTTATTGAAAATGTGTTCGAACTGGAATCCCGTACCGTGCCGTCATCGATGACATCACGCGAGAACGTCATCTGGTTTGATCTTCATGAAGATGAGCAAAGCCTGAAGAACAAAGTGGCTGAACATCCGCATTCAAAGTTTTTGGTGTGTAACGAAGATATCGATCACATCATCGGCTATGTGGATTCCAAAGATCTGCTTAACCGCGTTCTGGCGAATCAAAGTATGGCGTTGAACAGCGGCGTGCAGATTCGCAATACGCTTATTGTCCCGGATACCCTGACCCTTTCTGAAGCGCTGGAAAGCTTCAAAACCGCAGGCGAAGACTTTGCCGTGATCATGAACGAGTACGCGCTGGTGGTGGGGATTATTACGCTTAACGACGTGATGACCACGCTGATGGGTGATTTAGTTGGCCAGGGTCTGGAAGAGCAGATTGTGGCGCGTGATGAGAACTCCTGGCTGATTGACGGCGGTACGCCAATTGATGACGTCATGCGTGTGCTGGATATCGACGAGTTTCCGCAGTCTGGCAACTATGAAACCATCGGTGGTTTTATGATGTTTATGCTGCGTAAAATCCCGAAACGCACCGACTCGGTGAAGTTCTCAGGCTATAAATTTGAAGTGGTGGATATCGATAACTACAAGATCGATCAGCTACTGGTGACGCGCCTGGACAGCAAACCTGGCGTTCTGGTCCCGAAACTGCCGGATGCCAAAGAAGAGGTCAAGGCGTAA
- the tamB gene encoding autotransporter assembly complex protein TamB yields the protein MSLWKKISLGVLIFILLLLGTVAFLIGTTSGLHLLFNAANRWVPGLEIGQVTGGWRDLSLKNIRYEQPGVAVNAGEVHLAVGLNCLWDSSLCVNDLALKDINVAIDSKKMPPSAPVEEEESGPLNLSTPYPITLSRVALNNINIKIDDTTVSILDFTSGLNWQEKTLTLKPTSLQGLLIALPKVADVAQEEVVEPKIQNPQPDEKPLGETLKDLFSKPVLPEMTDVHLPLNLNIEEFRGEQLRVTGDTDLTVHSMLLKVSSIDGNMKLDTLDIDSSQGAVKASGTAQLTNSWPVDITLNSTLNIDPLKGEKVKLKVGGALREQLEVGVNLSGPVDMDLRAQTRLAEAGLPLNVEIVSKQVYWPFTGEKQFQADDIKLKLTGKMTDYTLSMRTAVKGQDIPPATITLDAKGNEQQINLDKLTVAALEGKTELKALLDWQQAISWRGELTLDGINTAKAIPDWPSKLNGLVKTRGSLYGGTWQMDIPELKLTGNVKQNKVNVNGSLKGNSYLQWTIPGLHLELGRNSAEVKGELGVKDLNLDATVDAPNLDNALPGLGGTAKGLVKVRGTVDAPQLLADITARGLRWQELSVAQVRVEGDVKSAEQIAGSLNVRVERIVQPDVNINLVTLNAKGSEKQHELQLRIQGEPVSGQLDLAGSFDRKEERWKGALSNTRFQTPVGPWSLNRPIALDYRNQEQKISIGPHCWNNPNAELCVPQTIDAGAEGRAVVNLNRFDLAMLKPLMPETTQASGVFSGKADVSWDTTKEGLPQGQVTLSGRNVKVTQSVNDAPLPVAFDTLNLTADLHNNRAELGWLIRLTNNGQFDGQVQVTDPQGRRNLGGNVNIRNFNLAMVNPIFSRGEKAAGMINANLRLGGDVQSPQLLGQLQLSGLDIDGNFMPFDMQPSQLAVNFTGTRSTLAGVVRTQQGQINLSGDADWSQIDNWRARVAAKGSRVRITVPPMVRLDVSPDVVFEATPSLFTLDGSVDVPWARIVVHDLPESAVGVSSDMVMLNNNLQPEKPQSAGIPINSNLTVHVGNNVRINAFGLKARLTGDLKVAQDKQGLGLNGQINIPEGRFHAYGQDLIVRKGELLFSGPPDQPLLNIEAIRNPDATEDDVIAGVRVTGSADEPKAEIFSDPAMSQQMALSYLLRGQGLDSEQSDSAAMTSMLIGLGVAQSGQVVGKIGETFGVSNLALDTQGVGDSSQVVVSGYVLPGLQVKYGVGIFDSLATLTLRYRLMPKLYLEAVSGVDQALDLLYQFEF from the coding sequence ATGAGTTTATGGAAGAAGATAAGCCTCGGCGTACTGATTTTTATTCTGCTGCTGTTAGGGACCGTCGCATTCCTGATTGGCACCACGTCGGGTCTGCATCTGCTGTTCAACGCGGCTAATCGCTGGGTGCCGGGGCTGGAAATTGGCCAGGTCACCGGCGGTTGGCGGGATCTCTCGCTGAAAAATATCCGCTATGAGCAGCCTGGCGTGGCGGTCAATGCCGGTGAAGTGCATCTGGCCGTTGGCCTCAACTGCCTGTGGGACAGTAGCCTGTGCGTCAACGATCTGGCACTGAAAGATATCAACGTGGCGATCGACAGTAAAAAGATGCCGCCTTCTGCGCCGGTTGAGGAAGAAGAGAGCGGCCCGCTTAACCTTTCTACGCCTTACCCCATCACGCTTTCCCGCGTGGCGCTTAACAATATCAATATCAAAATCGATGACACCACGGTTTCCATCCTGGACTTTACGTCCGGTCTGAACTGGCAGGAAAAAACGCTGACCCTGAAGCCAACGTCACTGCAGGGGCTGCTGATCGCACTGCCAAAAGTGGCCGATGTTGCGCAGGAAGAGGTGGTTGAACCGAAGATCCAGAATCCTCAGCCGGATGAAAAACCGCTGGGTGAAACGCTGAAAGATCTGTTCTCAAAACCTGTCCTGCCGGAAATGACCGATGTTCATTTGCCGCTGAATCTGAATATCGAAGAATTCCGTGGCGAGCAGTTGCGCGTGACCGGTGATACGGATTTAACGGTGCATAGCATGCTGCTGAAGGTGAGCAGTATCGATGGCAACATGAAGCTCGATACGCTGGATATAGACTCCAGCCAGGGCGCCGTGAAGGCCAGCGGAACCGCGCAATTGACCAACAGTTGGCCGGTAGATATTACGCTGAACAGCACACTGAACATCGACCCGCTAAAAGGTGAGAAGGTTAAGCTGAAAGTCGGTGGCGCGCTGCGCGAGCAACTGGAAGTGGGCGTGAATCTTTCCGGTCCGGTAGATATGGATCTGCGGGCACAGACGCGCCTGGCCGAAGCCGGATTGCCGCTGAATGTGGAAATCGTCAGTAAGCAGGTTTACTGGCCGTTTACGGGTGAAAAGCAGTTCCAGGCAGATGATATCAAGCTCAAACTGACCGGGAAGATGACGGACTATACGCTGTCGATGCGTACCGCCGTGAAAGGGCAGGACATTCCTCCGGCAACCATTACGCTGGACGCTAAAGGCAACGAACAGCAAATCAATCTCGACAAACTCACCGTTGCCGCGCTGGAAGGGAAAACGGAGCTCAAAGCCTTACTCGACTGGCAGCAGGCGATTAGCTGGCGCGGTGAACTGACGCTGGATGGCATTAACACCGCGAAAGCGATCCCGGACTGGCCGTCAAAACTGAACGGTCTGGTGAAAACCCGCGGAAGCCTGTACGGCGGCACCTGGCAGATGGACATCCCGGAGCTGAAGCTGACCGGTAACGTCAAACAGAACAAGGTCAATGTAAACGGCTCGCTGAAGGGGAACAGCTACCTGCAGTGGACGATTCCCGGCTTGCATCTGGAACTGGGGCGCAACAGCGCAGAAGTGAAAGGTGAATTGGGCGTGAAAGATCTCAATCTGGATGCGACGGTGGATGCGCCAAATCTGGATAACGCGCTGCCAGGGCTGGGGGGAACGGCGAAGGGGCTGGTCAAAGTTCGCGGTACGGTCGACGCGCCACAACTGCTGGCGGATATCACCGCCCGAGGCCTGCGCTGGCAGGAACTCTCCGTTGCTCAGGTGCGTGTTGAAGGCGATGTGAAATCCGCTGAGCAGATTGCCGGTAGCCTCAATGTGCGCGTAGAGCGCATTGTGCAACCTGACGTGAATATCAACCTGGTGACCCTGAATGCAAAAGGGAGCGAAAAGCAGCATGAGCTGCAGCTACGCATCCAGGGCGAACCGGTTTCCGGGCAACTGGATCTGGCAGGGAGCTTTGATCGTAAAGAAGAACGCTGGAAAGGGGCGTTGAGTAACACGCGTTTCCAGACGCCAGTAGGACCGTGGTCGCTGAATCGCCCGATTGCACTGGATTACCGCAATCAGGAACAGAAAATCAGTATTGGGCCGCACTGCTGGAATAACCCCAATGCAGAACTGTGTGTGCCGCAGACCATTGATGCGGGTGCGGAAGGTCGCGCGGTGGTGAATCTGAACCGCTTCGATCTGGCGATGCTGAAACCGCTTATGCCGGAGACCACCCAGGCCAGCGGTGTGTTCAGTGGTAAAGCCGACGTGAGTTGGGACACCACCAAAGAGGGACTGCCGCAGGGGCAAGTCACGTTGAGTGGGCGCAATGTGAAGGTGACGCAAAGCGTTAACGATGCGCCGCTGCCGGTGGCCTTTGACACGCTGAACCTGACTGCGGATCTGCACAATAACCGCGCCGAGCTGGGCTGGCTGATTCGCCTGACCAATAACGGGCAGTTCGACGGGCAGGTTCAGGTTACCGACCCGCAAGGGCGACGTAACCTTGGCGGCAACGTTAATATCCGTAACTTCAATCTGGCGATGGTGAACCCTATCTTCTCGCGCGGCGAAAAAGCGGCGGGGATGATAAACGCAAACCTGCGTCTGGGCGGCGATGTGCAAAGCCCGCAGTTGCTGGGTCAGCTACAGCTGAGCGGTCTGGATATTGACGGCAACTTTATGCCGTTTGATATGCAGCCAAGCCAACTGGCCGTGAACTTCACGGGGACGCGTTCAACGCTGGCAGGCGTCGTGCGTACGCAGCAGGGACAAATTAACCTGAGCGGTGATGCCGACTGGAGTCAGATTGATAACTGGCGCGCACGCGTCGCCGCCAAAGGCAGCCGGGTGCGAATCACCGTACCGCCGATGGTGCGTCTGGATGTCTCGCCGGATGTGGTCTTTGAAGCCACGCCAAGTTTATTCACGCTGGACGGCAGCGTAGATGTGCCGTGGGCGAGAATAGTTGTGCACGACCTGCCGGAAAGCGCGGTGGGGGTTTCCAGCGATATGGTGATGCTGAATAACAATCTGCAGCCAGAGAAGCCGCAGAGCGCCGGGATTCCCATCAACAGCAACCTGACTGTACATGTCGGAAATAACGTTCGTATCAACGCCTTTGGTTTGAAAGCACGCCTGACGGGTGACCTGAAAGTGGCGCAGGATAAGCAGGGGCTGGGGCTGAACGGGCAGATCAATATTCCAGAAGGGCGTTTCCATGCGTACGGTCAGGATTTGATTGTGCGTAAGGGCGAGCTGCTGTTCTCCGGTCCGCCGGATCAGCCGTTGCTCAATATCGAGGCGATTCGTAACCCGGATGCCACGGAAGACGACGTCATCGCTGGTGTGCGGGTGACAGGCTCTGCCGATGAACCGAAAGCCGAGATCTTCTCCGACCCGGCAATGTCGCAGCAAATGGCGCTTTCCTACCTGCTCCGTGGACAAGGTCTGGACAGTGAACAGAGCGACAGTGCGGCAATGACCTCAATGCTTATTGGTCTGGGGGTTGCACAAAGTGGTCAGGTTGTGGGTAAAATCGGGGAGACATTTGGCGTAAGCAATCTGGCACTGGACACACAAGGGGTGGGAGACTCATCTCAGGTGGTGGTCAGTGGATATGTACTGCCAGGTCTGCAGGTGAAATATGGTGTGGGGATATTTGACTCTTTAGCGACACTCACGCTACGTTATCGTCTGATGCCTAAGCTATATCTGGAAGCCGTGTCTGGTGTTGATCAGGCACTTGATTTGCTCTATCAGTTCGAGTTTTAG
- the msrA gene encoding peptide-methionine (S)-S-oxide reductase MsrA, with protein sequence MSLFDKKHLVTQADALPGRNTPMPVATLHAVNQHSMTNVPDGMEIALFAMGCFWGVERLFWSLPGVYSTAAGYSGGYTPNPTYREVCSGETGHAEAVRIVYDPNVISYEQLLQVFWENHDPAQGMRQGNDNGTQYRSAIYPLTPEQSAAAQASLARFQAAMTAAGDDRPITTEIKTATPFYYAEDDHQQYLHKNPYGYCGIGGIGVCLPPQG encoded by the coding sequence ATGAGTTTATTTGATAAAAAGCATCTTGTGACGCAAGCAGATGCTCTACCAGGACGCAATACCCCGATGCCAGTGGCAACGCTGCATGCGGTGAACCAACATTCAATGACCAACGTACCCGACGGTATGGAGATTGCGCTTTTCGCCATGGGCTGTTTCTGGGGCGTTGAGCGTTTATTCTGGTCACTCCCCGGCGTGTACAGTACCGCAGCAGGCTATTCCGGCGGCTACACCCCGAACCCAACCTATCGGGAAGTGTGCTCCGGCGAAACGGGCCATGCCGAAGCCGTGCGTATTGTTTATGACCCGAATGTTATCAGCTACGAACAGCTGCTGCAGGTGTTCTGGGAAAATCACGACCCGGCGCAAGGCATGCGTCAGGGTAATGACAACGGCACGCAGTATCGTTCCGCCATTTATCCGTTAACCCCGGAGCAAAGCGCGGCCGCCCAGGCCAGCCTTGCACGTTTTCAGGCAGCGATGACGGCCGCAGGCGACGATCGCCCGATTACGACGGAAATCAAAACGGCCACCCCGTTTTACTATGCCGAGGACGATCATCAGCAATATTTACATAAAAACCCCTATGGATATTGTGGCATTGGCGGCATCGGGGTTTGTCTGCCGCCGCAAGGATAA
- a CDS encoding YncE family protein yields MNLHNVMSLKRYSRAAFATALLFASLTSNAGTLPETDFLTRDVGNGVYELAVDHQQNALFAASAPSFDKDKTRGLVYKLDLEKLTTTEVIDTSRRAFATALDAENHVLYIGNTLEGSVTLIDTRSGKELAILQLSEATKPADIVHTREMVLDKQHHRLYVSGVAEKGIVWVVDTQKREKIATLENMGEYPTGMALDAEKGRLYVVNGRNELITLDTTHHKIISRFSVEPTKKHFFLNIALDSKNNRAFLTDPDLADVLVVDINTGKVIAPIKVINSLAVIYNEKRQEVYITHRNAKRISIVDSKTYQVKQSIETHALPNSLALSADANTLYVSIKQPEKMIGVKPDYVLKIDLSQY; encoded by the coding sequence ATGAACCTCCACAATGTGATGTCCCTGAAACGCTATTCCCGCGCGGCATTTGCCACAGCGCTGTTATTTGCCTCCCTGACCAGCAACGCAGGCACGTTGCCCGAGACCGATTTTCTGACCCGCGACGTCGGTAACGGCGTGTATGAACTGGCGGTAGATCACCAACAAAATGCGCTTTTTGCCGCCTCTGCCCCGTCGTTTGATAAAGACAAAACCCGCGGGCTTGTCTACAAACTCGATCTGGAAAAGCTCACCACGACGGAAGTTATCGACACCAGCCGCCGCGCTTTTGCGACTGCGCTGGATGCAGAAAACCACGTTCTGTATATCGGCAATACGCTGGAAGGTTCTGTCACGCTCATTGATACGCGCAGCGGTAAAGAGCTGGCGATACTGCAGTTAAGCGAAGCCACAAAACCGGCGGACATCGTCCACACGCGGGAAATGGTGCTCGATAAGCAGCATCATCGCCTGTATGTTTCCGGTGTCGCGGAGAAAGGGATTGTCTGGGTGGTGGATACGCAAAAGCGTGAGAAAATCGCCACCCTTGAAAACATGGGAGAATACCCCACCGGAATGGCCCTTGATGCAGAAAAGGGGCGTTTGTATGTTGTGAATGGCAGAAATGAGCTTATTACGCTGGATACGACTCACCATAAGATTATTAGCCGTTTTTCCGTTGAGCCAACCAAAAAACATTTCTTCCTGAATATTGCTCTGGATAGCAAAAATAATCGCGCGTTTCTGACCGATCCTGATTTAGCAGACGTACTGGTTGTTGATATTAATACCGGTAAGGTTATTGCGCCAATTAAGGTCATCAATTCACTGGCAGTGATCTATAACGAAAAACGACAGGAAGTTTATATCACTCACCGCAATGCCAAACGGATCAGCATTGTGGACAGCAAGACCTATCAGGTGAAACAGAGCATCGAAACCCACGCTCTGCCGAACAGCCTCGCACTCTCAGCAGATGCGAATACCTTGTATGTCAGTATAAAACAGCCGGAGAAGATGATTGGCGTCAAACCGGACTACGTGCTGAAAATCGATCTGTCTCAATACTAA
- a CDS encoding TonB-dependent receptor domain-containing protein, translating to MKTRQLITLTGIVAFSGGVIFPSQAEELTETSRNSEDEMVITASGFSQQKREAPATISVIDRNTLDIQPDRNVGEAIKNIPGVSVSNSSGMNAGSIMIRGMDPSYTAFMVNSVKQNTGESRPYGHDIGTEANFLPPMEAIERIEVIRGPMSSLYGSDAIGGVVNVITKKPYGNKDWTGAIAANTWLQEHEYLGNTSQMNLFTMGPLIPDVLGLSVAADWLDRRDDDRNNYFGKHNRKSVDMTLGLAASENNLFDLNVVTGEQEKNRTQKRGAPWSWLFDRNAATLTHTGWYADDTIATTNYINYEKGRSKYVYDGQAPQYVQMENYVANSQTTFTLDNHKLTVGANFTREELNDRFDVANKTLPGSDPVTKISRNGWALFVEDGWSIDDFILTTSARMDQDDNFGTHITPKMYGNWAFSDAWALKGGVSAGYKKPELRATSSDFVTPYGSTVPYPFLTVGNDDLKPEKSVNSELGLYWTGDVLSLDSTVFYTQFKDKIAEQTICETTATHQCSVNGYNADSVSKYFNVSEADVYGVELNADWQISADIKANANYTWNHSEQKSGVNKGYALNDYPRHMANLSLNWAATQSLDVWSTLNYRSSNRNSGNNYKYDDYTMVDVGVRYKLNKHTQLMAGIYNLLDEDPKLTTAWNESAQVEGRRYNLGARVEF from the coding sequence ATGAAAACGCGTCAACTTATTACGCTGACAGGGATCGTCGCATTCTCAGGCGGTGTTATTTTTCCCTCCCAGGCCGAAGAATTAACAGAAACCTCTCGCAACAGTGAAGATGAAATGGTGATCACGGCATCCGGTTTCTCGCAGCAAAAACGCGAAGCACCGGCCACTATTTCCGTTATCGACCGTAACACCCTGGATATTCAGCCGGATCGTAACGTCGGTGAAGCCATTAAAAATATTCCCGGCGTGTCGGTTTCCAACAGCAGCGGCATGAACGCGGGCAGCATCATGATCCGTGGGATGGACCCGTCTTACACCGCCTTCATGGTCAACAGCGTCAAACAAAATACCGGCGAATCTCGTCCGTATGGGCATGACATTGGTACCGAAGCCAACTTCTTACCACCGATGGAGGCCATTGAACGTATCGAAGTGATTCGCGGGCCGATGTCATCGCTGTATGGCTCAGACGCCATTGGCGGCGTGGTGAACGTCATCACCAAAAAACCCTATGGTAACAAGGACTGGACGGGGGCTATCGCCGCCAATACCTGGCTGCAAGAACATGAGTATTTAGGTAATACCAGCCAGATGAATCTGTTCACCATGGGACCGCTTATTCCTGATGTTCTGGGGCTGAGCGTTGCAGCAGACTGGCTCGACCGACGCGATGACGATCGCAATAATTACTTTGGTAAACACAACCGTAAGTCCGTCGATATGACGCTCGGTTTGGCCGCCAGCGAAAATAACCTTTTCGATCTCAACGTGGTTACCGGTGAGCAAGAGAAAAACCGGACCCAAAAACGCGGTGCGCCGTGGTCATGGCTGTTTGACCGTAACGCGGCCACCCTGACGCACACCGGCTGGTATGCGGACGATACCATCGCCACAACCAACTACATCAACTATGAAAAAGGCCGTTCGAAATACGTTTATGACGGACAGGCGCCGCAGTATGTGCAGATGGAAAACTACGTCGCTAACTCGCAGACCACGTTCACTCTCGACAACCATAAGCTGACCGTCGGCGCCAATTTTACGCGCGAAGAATTAAACGACCGCTTTGATGTAGCCAACAAAACGCTGCCGGGTTCAGATCCGGTGACCAAAATCAGCCGTAACGGTTGGGCGCTGTTTGTTGAAGATGGCTGGAGCATTGACGACTTCATCCTGACCACCTCAGCGCGTATGGATCAGGATGATAACTTTGGTACGCATATTACGCCCAAAATGTATGGCAACTGGGCATTCAGCGATGCCTGGGCGCTGAAAGGCGGCGTTTCTGCCGGGTATAAAAAACCGGAACTACGCGCCACATCCAGCGACTTCGTCACCCCATACGGCTCCACCGTGCCCTATCCCTTCCTGACGGTGGGCAATGACGACCTGAAACCGGAGAAAAGCGTGAACTCCGAACTGGGTCTCTACTGGACGGGCGACGTACTTTCACTGGATAGCACCGTCTTTTACACCCAGTTCAAAGATAAAATTGCTGAACAAACCATTTGTGAAACCACAGCGACTCATCAGTGCTCGGTCAACGGTTACAACGCCGACTCTGTGAGTAAATACTTCAACGTCAGCGAAGCGGATGTGTACGGTGTTGAGCTCAATGCCGACTGGCAGATTAGCGCCGACATTAAAGCCAACGCGAACTATACCTGGAACCACAGCGAGCAAAAAAGCGGTGTCAACAAAGGTTACGCGCTGAACGATTATCCGCGCCATATGGCCAACCTGTCGCTGAACTGGGCAGCAACACAAAGCCTTGATGTGTGGAGTACGCTGAACTATCGCAGCAGTAACCGCAACAGTGGCAATAACTATAAATATGATGACTACACGATGGTGGATGTCGGTGTGCGTTATAAGCTCAATAAACATACACAGCTGATGGCGGGTATCTATAACCTGCTGGATGAAGACCCGAAACTGACGACCGCGTGGAATGAATCCGCTCAGGTGGAAGGGCGTCGCTATAATCTCGGCGCGCGCGTGGAGTTTTAA
- a CDS encoding gamma-glutamylcyclotransferase has translation MRIFVYGSLRRKQGNSHWMTNAQLLGDFNIENYQLYSLGHYPGAVPGNGTVHGEVYRIDNATLAELDALRTRGGEYARQLIQTPYGSAWMYVYQRPVDGLTLIESGNWLDRDQY, from the coding sequence ATGCGAATATTTGTCTACGGTAGTTTACGACGCAAACAGGGCAACAGCCACTGGATGACCAACGCCCAGTTGCTGGGTGATTTCAATATCGAGAACTACCAGTTGTATAGCCTGGGCCACTATCCAGGCGCGGTTCCGGGAAATGGAACGGTACACGGGGAAGTTTATCGTATTGATAACGCCACGCTGGCAGAGCTGGACGCTCTGCGTACGCGCGGCGGAGAATATGCACGCCAGTTAATTCAGACGCCGTATGGAAGTGCATGGATGTATGTGTACCAACGTCCGGTCGATGGGTTAACGCTGATTGAAAGCGGTAACTGGTTAGACAGAGACCAGTACTGA